GTTGACAGCTACGTCCCGCGCCACTCGCCGGCAGAGGTCGAGCACGTCAGTGTTTAGCTCTATCGGTTCGTTCCGCTCGAGCCTGGCATACAGCCCAAGCACCCCGTCCCAATCATGGGGCTCACCCATCCCTGCATCACCTCGCCTTTTGCCAGCACATCTGGAAGGGCCATTGGTGTTGGCCCTCACACAACCTGAAGCAGTCGTAGCACGGGCCCACCCAACGCGGTTTCTTCTGGCTTTTGCACAGGACGTAGGTGTCTCGGCAGTGCTCCCGCCATCCCTCGTCAGGGTCGTCCGACTCCGCTCCTTCACCCGCTCCCTCGTCCGTTCCGCGTTGTAGAGCGGTCTCGACCTTCGCCCCGGCCTTTATCGCGTCCTCTATGTCCGATGCGATGGCACCGCAGGCTCCCGCAGGGTCATACGGGTGCTTCTTGATGCAGCAAACCATCGTCGAGTCCCCGGGGCGGCAGTCCGTCGCAGTCGCTTGGGCCAGGAGTGTGGTGCGGTCTGCCAGGGAATGGGCTCCAGCCGAACAGCCGGATGCGAACACCCCCCACACCACAGCACCTCCGAGGACCCAAGCACGGTTCATTCGGCTGGAAGTACGCTCGACGGAAGTCATTGGGAACAGGGAGTCTAGCAGAGCCCGTCCGGATGTCTGGCTCGTGGACTCGCGGTTGTCCCCGAAACGACAGCGGCTCATGGCCATGGGGTTGTCCGCAAGGGACAGTTCGCCGCTGCTCGTCGTGATGCGGGATGAGATGAGGGGAGGGCCGCGGGCGACGACCCTCACCCCCCGCCCTCTCCCAGCAGGGAGAGGGAGCATGCGGAACCCAAGAGCTTGCCGCGGAGTTCCTTAACAGCCGGTCTCTACCGCACCGATGTCGGGAGCCCCGCCGCAGTAGGGCAGACCCACGTCCCCGCCCTGGTCCACCGCGGCCGAGGTCGGCCCGAAGGTCGGCGGAGCCGCACCCGCGTCACCCGCGCTCGAGGTGCTGTCACCCGCGGCCTGCTGGAAGCCCACCAGGTCCACCGGCGTACCGCTCCGCTTGAACTGCGCTCCCGACGGGAACAGGTTGTTCCCCGCCTTCAGCCCCGGGCACTGGCCACCCAGATCCACCGCCACCGGCGACTCAGAGACCAGGTTGTTCTTCAACGTGAGGTTGCTCGTCGGTCCGCCGGTGCCATGGCCGATGATGATCGCGGTACCCGCCACGCGCGTCACCGTGTTGTTCACCAACACCGCGCCCTCCGAGTTCTCGAAGCGGATGCCCGTCCCCTCGCCACCACCCTCCTTGGTGATGTCGTGGACCCGGTTGCGCCGCACCACCACGCCGCTCGGCACCGGACCCTCGTGGTTGCCTCCCACCGAGATGCCCTTCCCCGAGTCGTAGACCTCATTGTCCTCGATCGTCACGTTGCGCGCGGAGTAGTGGACCACCACCGCGTCACCCTTCGCCGTGGAGCTCGGCTTGAAGCCGTGCATCTTGTTGTTGCGGATGGTGACGTTGTGGCACGTCTTGATGTCCACCGCGTTCTCGCGGTTGGCATAGAAGTGGTTGTTCTCCACGAGCAGCCCGTCCGCGGGCGGCAGCGAGCTGAAGCCCTCGGGCCCCAGGCACTGCACCGAGTCACCCGAGTTGTCGTGGATGTCGTTGTTGCGCACCGTGATGTCGCGCGACGTGGGCTGCAACACGACGCCGTGCGAGTCCTGGTTGCCCGAGTTCTTCACGAAGTCATGGATGTGATTGTTCTCGATCG
The sequence above is a segment of the Archangium lipolyticum genome. Coding sequences within it:
- a CDS encoding right-handed parallel beta-helix repeat-containing protein — its product is MRKTPAAFLAACSLTLGLWACGGAGSPEGDGQPGTPDNAPRLDSPASVNKDPGEPAPIGAQPVENTPVADLPSHEGHSPIAEPSPQPGLTKSPPAPAPSRFTREWVVSPSGNDTGNGSAAQPFRSIAKAISQAGPGEVIRVLAGTYAERVVLGDNAKAGSEGAPITLQGEGKPRIVPGSGSGGLVQFRRPYWVVDGFEIDVQRQPAYAVTFQGNVKGSVLANSELHHGSSGAAVTTYDNATGATIENNHIHDFVKNSGNQDSHGVVLQPTSRDITVRNNDIHDNSGDSVQCLGPEGFSSLPPADGLLVENNHFYANRENAVDIKTCHNVTIRNNKMHGFKPSSTAKGDAVVVHYSARNVTIEDNEVYDSGKGISVGGNHEGPVPSGVVVRRNRVHDITKEGGGEGTGIRFENSEGAVLVNNTVTRVAGTAIIIGHGTGGPTSNLTLKNNLVSESPVAVDLGGQCPGLKAGNNLFPSGAQFKRSGTPVDLVGFQQAAGDSTSSAGDAGAAPPTFGPTSAAVDQGGDVGLPYCGGAPDIGAVETGC